A single region of the Epinephelus moara isolate mb chromosome 16, YSFRI_EMoa_1.0, whole genome shotgun sequence genome encodes:
- the zdbf2 gene encoding DBF4-type zinc finger-containing protein 2: MSHPSDEGDQRKAESTSRMWAESQPGPSRCQPSRQGYCGYCRVLYSNLEQHLSSLRHLDSVRASSRGSSTVSSASSSRTKLTLLERFLQDVLQHHPHRYNDPRPSHADLPSVSAPLLPREELDDLCFSDDDSRSKGTREQLPSSDDASCQQASQKEDRLSAPIREQEEGGAAPTGYTQSSHLQTPPPQSQALPSVHRKAHRKTDRRKTSDSSTSLPSHRGPGCGQRPPTELRPCPDPGPGPGPSPSPGHLPPSQLRPCPEPSPCLGSSPDTSPGPSPNPGPDTGPSPGPRAHTQVRPCPEPSPCLDSSPGPSLSPQPPTQLRPSPQPGPSLGPSPYPSPVPGPGPGPSPGPWPHTQLIPCPGPGPSPGPGPGPWLHKQLRPCSDSGPSAGPGLGPGPSPHPGPRLPTQLRPCLEPSPSQGAGPGPRRATQLRPCPDSVPSPGPGQGPDPGLRPPSQLRPWLSWQKERREALKEEAFSSDHSDSVDQTIEEVIQRCCHGVISTPCQQEETDSFHFSLPASMEMQSDNWDSPAQRGQTLSQVEEQDLSHLMDVQVDLEDQVYSYQLESALHSDRRARGGARQDQGIWTLPIEEVLPAPQHIPESFRGKTWTQIEQEDEEKVDKLVRQFRRGRFICYFDTESLARYGRRSQNKKSCDETKEEEPDTDVLPLLDHDDDSAYVRRKRKRRAFRVASRCQVVKVSHSTQTVQLVVPAIRQPAAEAPPTSVPVANQEAAERTPEVWRCLPPSYSNIVTPLQPRTSLVYLLCSPSGPAPTYTPSPGSTPKRCRKKRRPLDLQGLKVKYKQLPVRFYDPSSNRILKNLPKGFLWRRGSTSSPPPPCVRQLFRSLSPDLNADRPLGEGAAGSSRVKGQRSSDSPYSHASFLLSTLSRDSAQTDKQDAARRRGRISQDPPPPPPSRSERGRRGKRDRTRPPPSKRRTKAQATPPQPRREGLRRAGPSRGVPSSTDPPHPPSPRRGRTRRGRGCERGRR; this comes from the exons ATGTCACACCCTTCAGAtgaag gtgACCAGAGAAAGGCGGAGTCTACCAGCAG GATGTGGGCGGAGTCTCAGCCGGGTCCGTCCAGGTGTCAGCCCAGCAGACAGGGTTACTGTGGATACTGCAGAGTCCTCTACAGCAACCTGGAACAG CACCTGTCCAGTCTCAGACACCTGGATTCTGTCCGGGCGTCCTCCCGAGGCTCAAGTACCGTCTCCTccgccagcagcagcagaaccaAACTAACCCTGCTGGAGCGCTTCCTGCAGGACGTCCTGCAGCACCATCCGCACCGCTACAATGACCCCAG GCCGTCTCACGCTGACCTCCCGTCAGTCTCCGCCCCTCTGTTGCCGAGGGAGGAGCTTGATGATCTCTGTTTCTCTGACGATGACAGCCGATCGAAGGGCACCCGTGAGCAGCTGCCCAGCTCTGACGACGCCTCCTGCCAGCAGGCCAGTCAGAAGGAAGACAGGCTGTCtgcaccaatcagagagcaggaagaaggaggagcagCTCCCACAGGGTACACACAGTCATCACACCTACAGACCCCGCCCCCACAGTCTCAGGCCCTGCCCTCTGTCCACAGGAAGGCTCACAGGAAGACGGACAGAAGGAAAACCAGCgactcctccacctccttaCCGTCCCACCGAGGTCCAGGTTGTGGTCAGCGACCTCCCACAGAGCTGAGGCCCTGCCCAGACCCTGGCCCCGGTCCAGGCCCCAGCCCAAGCCCCGGTCACCTACCCCCCTCACAGCTAAGGCCCTGCCCAGAACCCAGCCCCTGCCTAGGCTCAAGTCCAGACACAAGCCCAGGTCCCAGTCCAAACCCTGGTCCAGACACCGGCCCAAGTCCTGGTCCCCGGGCTCACACACAGGTGAGGCCCTGCCCAGAACCCAGTCCTTGTCTAGACTCCAGTCCAGGTCCCAGTCTCAGTCCCCAGCCCCCCACACAGCTGAGGCCCAGCCCACAACCTGGTCCCAGTCTGGGCCCCAGTCCTTACCCAAGCCCTGTTCCCGGTCCAGGCCCTGGCCCAAGTCCTGGTCCCTGGCCCCACACACAGCTGATTCCATGCCCAGGACCCGGCCCTAGTCCAGGTCCTGGTCCCGGTCCCTGGCTCCACAAACAGCTGAGGCCCTGCTCAGATTCTGGCCCAAGTGCAGGCCCTGGTCTAGGCCCTGGTCCCAGTCCACATCCTGGCCCCCGGCTCCCCACACAGTTGAGGCCCTGCCTAGAACCCAGCCCTAGTCAAGGTGCTGGTCCTGGTCCCCGGCGCGCCACACAGCTGAGGCCCTGCCCAGATTCTGTCCCCAGTCCAGGCCCTGGTCAGGGTCCAGACCCTGGACTGCGACCCCCCTCACAGCTGAGACCCTGGCTGAGCTggcagaaggagaggagagaggctcTAAAAGAGGAGGCGTTCTCCTCGGACCACAGCGACTCTGTGGATCAGACCATCGAGGAG GTGATCCAGAGATGTTGCCATGGCGTCATTTCCACTCCCTGCCAGCAGGAGGAAACAGACAGCTTCCACTTCAGCCTCCCTGCTTCCATGGAAATGCAGAGTGACAACTGGGACTCACCTGCCCAG CGAGGACAAACACTGAGCCAGGTGGAGGAGCAGGACCTGAGCCATCTGATGGACGTTCAGGTGGACCTGGAGGACCAGGTGTACTCCTACCAGCTTGAGTCCGCCCTTCACAGCGATCGGCGAGCAAGGGGTGGGGCCAGACAGGACCAGGGCATCTGGACTCTACCGATAGAGGAGGTCCTGCCAGCCCCGCAACACATCCCAGAATCCTTCAGGGGGAAGACCTGGACCCAGATTGAACAAGAGGATGAGGAGAAGGTGGACAAACTGGTGCGACAGTTCAGACGGGGGAGATTCATCTGCTACTTTGACACAGAGTCTCTGGCCAG GTATGGGAGGAGGAGCCAAAACAAGAAGAGCTGTGATGAGACCAAGGAGGAGGAGCCAGACACTGATGTCCTGCCTCTGTTGGACCATGATGATGACTCAGCATACgtcaggaggaagaggaagaggcgGGCCTTCAGAGTGGCGTCCAGGTGTCAG GTGGTCAAAGTCAGTCACAGCACTCAGACAGTCCAATTGGTTGTTCCTGCTATCCGTCAACCAGCCGCAGAGGCCCCGCCCACCAGTGTCCCTGTAGCCAATCAGGAAGCAGCAGAAAGGACTCCTGAGGTGTGGCGCTGCCTCCCTCCGTCGTACTCGAACATCGTCACACCTTTGCAGCCTCGCACCTCTCTGGTCTATCTGCTCTGCTCCCCCTCAGGCCCCGCCCCCACCTACACACCTTCACCAGGCTCCACCCCCAAACGCTGCAGGAAGAAGAGGCGTCCACTGGACCTGCAGGGGTTAAAGGTCAAATACAAACAACTTCCTGTGAGGTTCTACGACCCCAGCAGCAACCGCATCCTAAAAAACCTGCCCAAAGGCTTCCTGTGGCGACGGGGTTCCACCTCCAGCCCACCCCCGCCTTGTGTCCGTCAGCTGTTCAGGAGTCTGAGTCCGGATCTGAACGCCGACAGGCCACTGGGGGAGGGGGCCGCGGGGTCCtccagggtcaaaggtcagaggtcatcagACTCACCCTACAGCCACGCCAGTTTCCTGCTGAGCACGCTCAGTAGGGACTCAGCACAAACTGACAAACAGGATGCAGCCAGGAGGCGGGGCAGGATTTCTCAAGACccgccccctccacctccaagCAGGTCAGAGcgggggaggagagggaagagggacAGGACACGCCCCCCACCCTCCAAAAGAAGAACCAAGGCTCAGGCCACGCCCCCCCAGCCCAGGAGAGAAGGCCTGCGCCGGGCAGGACCCAGCAGGGGAGTCCCCAGTTCCACAGACCCGCCTCACCCCCCCTCACCCCGGAGGGGGAGGACCCGGAGGGGGAGGGGCTGTGAGCGGGGACGAAGGTAG
- the eef1b2 gene encoding elongation factor 1-beta, translated as MGFGDLKSTSGLKVLNGFLAERSYIEGYVPSQADVAVFEAISTPPPADLCHALRWYNHIKSYQSQKSSLPGVKKPLGQYGPSGVADTTSAPASKDDDEDDDIDLFGSDEEEDAEAARLKEERLAEYAAKKAKKPTLIAKSSILLDVKPWDDETDMAKLEECVRSIQMDGLVWGQSKLVPVGYGIKKLQIGCVVEDDKVGTDILEEQITAFEDFVQSMDVAAFNKI; from the exons ATGGGCTTCGGCGACTTGAAATCAACCTCCGGCCTCAAAGTGCTGAACGGCTTCCTGGCGGAGCGCAGCTACATCGAGGG GTACGTTCCCTCTCAGGCTGACGTAGCGGTCTTCGAGGCGATCTCAACCCCACCCCCGGCCGACCTGTGCCACGCCCTTCGCTGGTACAACCACATCAAATCCTACCAGAGCCAGAAGAGCAG cCTCCCAGGTGTGAAGAAACCTCTGGGCCAGTACGGCCCCTCAGGTGTGGCTGACACCACCTCCGCCCCCGCCTCCAAAGATGACGACGAGGACGACGACATCGACTTGTTCGGCTCTGACGAGgag GAGGACGCAGAGGCAGCCAGACTGAAGGAGGAACGCCTGGCTGAGTATGCCGCCAAGAAGGCAAAGA agCCCACCCTCATCGCCAAATCGTCAATCCTATTGGACGTCAAGCCGTGGGACGACGAGACGGACATGGCAAAGCTGGAGGAGTGTGTTCGCAGTATTCAGATGGATGGGCTCGTCTGGGGACAGT CCAAACTGGTCCCGGTGGGTTACGGCATCAAGAAGCTGCAGATCGGCTGCGTGGTGGAAGACGACAAG GTGGGCACAGACATCCTGGAGGAGCAGATCACAGCCTTCGAGGACTTCGTTCAGTCGATGGACGTCGCTGCTTTCAACAAGATCTGA
- the arl11 gene encoding ADP-ribosylation factor-like protein 11 isoform X1 — MGQGHSSASPQVILMGLDSAGKSTLLARLLTGQVMETSPTIGFNVGSLDLDKKTSLTVWDVGGQKSMRANWRYYLDDCKALVFLVDSSDRSRLLEAQKVLKKVLNDEKLRGVPLMVLANKKDLPHSMTIREVRDTPQPQPQPQPQPQPQPQPQPHPQPQPQPQPQPQPQPQPQPQPQPQPQPQPQPQPQPQP; from the exons aTGGGTCAGGGTCACAGCTCCGCCTCCCCTCAG GTGATCCTGATGGGTTTGGACTCTGCTGGGAAGTCGACTCTGTTAGCCCGCCTCCTGACAGGACAG GTGATGGAGACGTCTCCGACCATCGGGTTCAATGTGGGATCTCTGGACCTCGACAAGAAGACGTCTCTGACTGTGTGGGACGTCGGAGGACAGAAGAGCATGAGGGCCAACTGGAG gtACTACCTGGACGACTGTAAGGCTCTGGTGTTCTTGGTGGACAGCAGCGACCGCTCCCGGCTGCTGGAGGCTCAGAAGGTTCTGAAGAAGGTTCTGAATGACGAGAAGCTCCGAGGAGTTCCCCTCATGGTTCTCGCCAATAAGAAGGATCTGCCCCACTCCATGACCATCAGAGAGGTACGGGACACACCACAACCTCAACCACAGccacagcctcagcctcagccacaaccacaaccacaaccacacCCACAACCTCAACCTcaaccacaaccacaaccacaaccacaaccTCAACCTCAACCTCAACCTCAACCTCAACCACAACCTCAACCTCAACCTCAACCTCAACCACAACCATAA
- the arl11 gene encoding ADP-ribosylation factor-like protein 11 isoform X3 yields the protein MGQGHSSASPQVILMGLDSAGKSTLLARLLTGQVMETSPTIGFNVGSLDLDKKTSLTVWDVGGQKSMRANWRYYLDDCKALVFLVDSSDRSRLLEAQKVLKKVLNDEKLRGVPLMVLANKKDLPHSMTIREISNQLDLPSYVDRLWEIQACSALKGLGLQQAFMSVNKLIKKS from the exons aTGGGTCAGGGTCACAGCTCCGCCTCCCCTCAG GTGATCCTGATGGGTTTGGACTCTGCTGGGAAGTCGACTCTGTTAGCCCGCCTCCTGACAGGACAG GTGATGGAGACGTCTCCGACCATCGGGTTCAATGTGGGATCTCTGGACCTCGACAAGAAGACGTCTCTGACTGTGTGGGACGTCGGAGGACAGAAGAGCATGAGGGCCAACTGGAG gtACTACCTGGACGACTGTAAGGCTCTGGTGTTCTTGGTGGACAGCAGCGACCGCTCCCGGCTGCTGGAGGCTCAGAAGGTTCTGAAGAAGGTTCTGAATGACGAGAAGCTCCGAGGAGTTCCCCTCATGGTTCTCGCCAATAAGAAGGATCTGCCCCACTCCATGACCATCAGAGAG ATCTCCAATCAGTTGGACCTTCCCAGTTACGTAGACCGGCTGTGGGAGATTCAGGCCTGCAGCGCTCTGAAAGGACTCGGACTCCAACAGGCCTTCATGTCCGTCAACAAACTCATCAAGAAgagctga
- the arl11 gene encoding ADP-ribosylation factor-like protein 11 isoform X4 codes for MGQGHSSASPQVMETSPTIGFNVGSLDLDKKTSLTVWDVGGQKSMRANWRYYLDDCKALVFLVDSSDRSRLLEAQKVLKKVLNDEKLRGVPLMVLANKKDLPHSMTIREVRDTPQPQPQPQPQPQPQPQPQPHPQPQPQPQPQPQPQPQPQPQPQPQPQPQPQPQPQPQP; via the exons aTGGGTCAGGGTCACAGCTCCGCCTCCCCTCAG GTGATGGAGACGTCTCCGACCATCGGGTTCAATGTGGGATCTCTGGACCTCGACAAGAAGACGTCTCTGACTGTGTGGGACGTCGGAGGACAGAAGAGCATGAGGGCCAACTGGAG gtACTACCTGGACGACTGTAAGGCTCTGGTGTTCTTGGTGGACAGCAGCGACCGCTCCCGGCTGCTGGAGGCTCAGAAGGTTCTGAAGAAGGTTCTGAATGACGAGAAGCTCCGAGGAGTTCCCCTCATGGTTCTCGCCAATAAGAAGGATCTGCCCCACTCCATGACCATCAGAGAGGTACGGGACACACCACAACCTCAACCACAGccacagcctcagcctcagccacaaccacaaccacaaccacacCCACAACCTCAACCTcaaccacaaccacaaccacaaccacaaccTCAACCTCAACCTCAACCTCAACCTCAACCACAACCTCAACCTCAACCTCAACCTCAACCACAACCATAA
- the arl11 gene encoding ADP-ribosylation factor-like protein 11 isoform X2, with product MGLDSAGKSTLLARLLTGQVMETSPTIGFNVGSLDLDKKTSLTVWDVGGQKSMRANWRYYLDDCKALVFLVDSSDRSRLLEAQKVLKKVLNDEKLRGVPLMVLANKKDLPHSMTIREVRDTPQPQPQPQPQPQPQPQPQPHPQPQPQPQPQPQPQPQPQPQPQPQPQPQPQPQPQPQP from the exons ATGGGTTTGGACTCTGCTGGGAAGTCGACTCTGTTAGCCCGCCTCCTGACAGGACAG GTGATGGAGACGTCTCCGACCATCGGGTTCAATGTGGGATCTCTGGACCTCGACAAGAAGACGTCTCTGACTGTGTGGGACGTCGGAGGACAGAAGAGCATGAGGGCCAACTGGAG gtACTACCTGGACGACTGTAAGGCTCTGGTGTTCTTGGTGGACAGCAGCGACCGCTCCCGGCTGCTGGAGGCTCAGAAGGTTCTGAAGAAGGTTCTGAATGACGAGAAGCTCCGAGGAGTTCCCCTCATGGTTCTCGCCAATAAGAAGGATCTGCCCCACTCCATGACCATCAGAGAGGTACGGGACACACCACAACCTCAACCACAGccacagcctcagcctcagccacaaccacaaccacaaccacacCCACAACCTCAACCTcaaccacaaccacaaccacaaccacaaccTCAACCTCAACCTCAACCTCAACCTCAACCACAACCTCAACCTCAACCTCAACCTCAACCACAACCATAA
- the ebpl gene encoding emopamil-binding protein-like has product MDSVAPPGLSLVSVLSLLACSIQVLAAVLLAHRYGGRSSAEDRWILMWLFYDVIVHLTLEGPFVYMSLVGTVETSEGPLAELWKEYGKADGRWLISDPTIVSIEILTVVLDSLLAVLLIHAVLRDKYYRHFLQVSLSVCELYGCWMTFCPDWLVGSPHLDTSSWIYLWVYLVFFNGVWVLVPVLLLLQSWFCLRQLHMLRADGGVNKKTA; this is encoded by the exons ATGGACTCAGTAGCGCCCCCCGGCCTCTCTCTggtctctgtcctctctctgttagcatgtagcatcCAAGTGTTAGCTGCCGTCCTGCTAGCACACAGGTATGGTGGGCGGAGCTCCGCAGAGGACAGGTGGATCCTGATGTGGCTGTTTTATGACGTCATCGTCCACCTGACACTG GAAGGTCCGTTTGTCTACATGTCTCTGGTTGGGACAGTGGAGACGTCTGAAGGTCCTCTGGCTGAACTCT GGAAGGAGTATGGTAAAGCTGATGGTCGCTGGCTCATTTCTGATCCGACCATCGTCTCCATCGAAATACTGACCGTCGTCCTCGACTCACTGCTCGCTGTGCTCCTGATACACGCAGTACTGAGGGACAAATACTACAG acacTTCCTGCAGGTGTCTCTGAGCGTGTGCGAGCTGTACGGCTGCTGGATGACGTTCTGTCCTGATTGGCTGGTGGGCAGTCCTCACCTGGACACGTCCTCCTGGATCTACCTGTGGGTCTACCTGGTCTTCTTCAATGGGGTCTGGGTCCTCGTCCcggttctgctgctgctccagtcCTGGTTCTGTCTGAGGCAGCTGCACATGCTCAGAGCGGACGGTGGCGTCAACAAGAAGACGGCGTAG
- the LOC126403573 gene encoding caveolae-associated protein 2-like, which translates to MVTTETHQSQDLLVPQQNQDQQDQFVQQDLQEEDQVSPSSPLAGFDPESMGQGPVNAITVLTLLDKLVNMLDAVQENQNKMEVHQVEMEGVVRGIQADMTKLSKSHSHTSNTVSKLLDKSRKLSVTMKEVRDRMERQGVQVKKLEANHAHLISRNNFKVLIFQEENEIPSTVFVKDPPPFPRDEILEEGDESAAGVDGNQSQEGGLHTIDLSSDEDVGLEAELEDEEMWPHDLENMEKSRAEKLKRSSLKKVDSLKKAFSRQNIEKKMTKIGTKIVSQEQREKIKQRTSSLKVSPLTFSIRKPRSSSDSQPPEASPQAGESVFTEADVQLSPLDSTNQEVPFTEVHAQLAPAEHEEKEEEEVKEVEEEEVKEEEEEVKEEEEKEGEEVSGVEADLSVVSEGVSQEYTLSATLPQEEKEEES; encoded by the exons ATGGTGACCACTGAGACCCACCAGAGCCAGGACCTCCTGGTCCCCCAACAGAACCAGGACCAGCAGGACCAGTTTGTCCAGCAGGACCTGCAGGAGGAGGACCAGGTCTCCCCCTCGTCCCCCCTGGCGGGGTTCGACCCCGAGTCGATGGGTCAGGGTCCCGTCAACGCCATCACCGTCCTCACACTGCTGGACAAACTGGTCAACATGCTGGACGCCGTGCAGGAGAACCAGAACAAGATGGAG GTGCACCAGGTGGAGATGGAGGGCGTGGTCAGAGGGATCCAGGCTGACATGACCAAACTGTCCAAAAGCCACAGCCACACCTCCAACACCGTCAGCAAGCTGCTGGACAAGAGCCGCAAACTGTCCGTCACCATGAAGGAG GTGCGTGACAGGATGGAGCGTCAGGGTGTCCAGGTGAAGAAGCTGGAGGCAAACCATGCCCACCTGATCAGCAGGAACAACTTCAAAGTTCTCATCTTCCAG GAGGAGAATGAGATCCCCTCCACTGTTTTCGTGAAGGATCCTCCTCCGTTCCCTCGTGATGAGATTTTGGAAGAAGGTGATGAATCGGCAGCGGGCGTCGATGGCAACCAATCCCAGGAGGGCGGGCTCCATACCATTGACCTATCGTCTGATGAGGACGTTGGGTTGGAGGCGGAGTTAGAGGACGAGGAGATGTGGCCTCACGATCTGGAGAACATGGAGAAGTCCAGAGCCGAGAAACTGAAACGTTCCAGTCTGAAGAAG GTTGACAGTCTGAAGAAGGCGTTCTCCAGGCAGAACATTGAGAAGAAGATGACGAAGATCGGAACAAAGATTGTTTCTCAGGAACAACGAGAGAAGATCAAACAGAGAACCTCCAGTCTGAAGGTTTCACCTCTGACCTTCAGCATCAGGAAG CCTCGCAGCAGCTCCGACTCACAGCCCCCCGAGGCTTCCCCTCAGGCGGGGGAGTCTGTCTTCACAGAGGCCGACGTCCAGCTCTCCCCGCTGGACAGCACCAACCAGGAGGTCCCCTTCACCGAGGTCCATGCCCAGCTGGCTCCGGCTGAGcatgaggagaaagaggaagaggaggtgaaagaggtggaagaggaggaggtgaaagaggaagaggaggaggtgaaagaggaagaggagaaggaaggCGAGGAGGTGTCAGGTGTGGAGGCGGATCTGTCGGTGGTTTCGGAGGGAGTCAGTCAGGAGTACACTTTGTCTGCCACCCTGCctcaggaggagaaagaggaggagtcCTAA